The following coding sequences are from one Terrimicrobium sacchariphilum window:
- a CDS encoding POTRA domain-containing protein, protein MGCALVSSFAVRAQNAAPDQATQENDAAPENEPTMYIQEYRVVGAKKLPRETVENTVYPYLGPGRTAGDVEQARAALEKAYKDEGFQTVSVSIPLQKASRGVIFLQVAEVPIGRLRVNGSRYYDINKIKARVPSLAEGSVPNFADVEREIVALNRRAGLQVTPSLSPGVLPGTYDVQLTVKDQFPLHGSVELNNRYSANTTPLRLDLSLRYDNLWQLGHTIGFGFQIAPQR, encoded by the coding sequence ATGGGCTGCGCACTCGTGTCCTCCTTTGCTGTGCGGGCTCAGAATGCCGCGCCTGATCAGGCGACGCAGGAAAACGACGCCGCGCCCGAGAATGAGCCGACCATGTACATCCAGGAGTATCGCGTGGTCGGCGCGAAGAAGTTGCCGCGCGAAACGGTGGAAAACACTGTCTATCCCTATCTCGGCCCCGGCCGTACGGCGGGAGATGTGGAGCAGGCGAGAGCGGCTCTGGAAAAGGCGTATAAGGACGAGGGCTTTCAAACGGTCTCCGTTTCGATTCCTCTGCAGAAGGCCAGTCGTGGGGTGATCTTTTTGCAAGTGGCGGAGGTTCCCATCGGGCGTCTCCGTGTTAATGGCTCGCGCTATTACGATATCAACAAGATCAAGGCGAGGGTGCCGTCTCTGGCCGAGGGAAGTGTTCCGAACTTTGCTGACGTTGAGCGGGAGATTGTCGCATTGAACCGGCGCGCGGGGTTGCAGGTAACACCTTCCCTGAGTCCCGGAGTGCTCCCGGGAACATATGATGTTCAGCTCACGGTTAAGGATCAGTTTCCGCTGCACGGGAGCGTGGAGTTGAACAACCGCTACAGCGCGAACACGACGCCGCTGCGGCTGGATTTGAGCCTGCGGTATGACAACCTGTGGCAGCTGGGACACACGATCGGGTTTGGATTTCAGATCGCACCGCAGCGGA